Proteins encoded together in one Buchnera aphidicola (Cinara piceae) window:
- the trxA gene encoding thioredoxin, translating into MKITKIIELTDKNFETEVFLAKKFVLVDFWADWCGPCKILSPILEEIANEYSEKVLIGKINIDTNKKIPIEYSIRGIPTLLLFNKNKIIGTKIGVLSKTELKNFLDKKLLD; encoded by the coding sequence ATGAAAATTACTAAAATTATTGAATTAACAGATAAAAATTTTGAAACAGAAGTTTTTTTAGCAAAAAAATTTGTTTTAGTTGACTTTTGGGCTGATTGGTGTGGACCTTGTAAAATATTATCACCAATTTTAGAAGAAATTGCTAATGAATATTCAGAAAAAGTTCTTATCGGTAAGATAAATATTGATACAAATAAAAAAATACCTATTGAATATTCTATACGGGGCATCCCTACTTTATTATTATTTAATAAAAATAAGATTATAGGAACTAAAATAGGTGTTTTATCTAAAACAGAGTTAAAAAATTTTTTAGATAAAAAATTATTAGATTAA